A window from Moritella yayanosii encodes these proteins:
- the msrA gene encoding peptide-methionine (S)-S-oxide reductase MsrA, protein MFFAKNKSTMVSKSDALPDNPTAIPVDALHYVSATNMVPPFVAQHQVCYFAMGCFWGAERLFWSVPGVVTTAVGYQGGYTVHPHYQQVCSGQTGHTESVLVVFDPEVISYAELLILFWENHQSTQGMRQGADQGTQYRSALYCTSAQQLSEAKASAVHYQQALVDGGSDDTITTEIDLAAPFYYAEADHQQYLAKNPQGYCGIGGSGICYLGN, encoded by the coding sequence ATGTTTTTTGCAAAAAATAAGTCAACCATGGTTAGCAAATCGGATGCGTTGCCTGATAACCCAACGGCAATCCCAGTTGATGCGTTACATTATGTGTCAGCCACGAATATGGTGCCGCCTTTTGTAGCCCAACATCAAGTCTGTTATTTCGCGATGGGCTGCTTCTGGGGCGCTGAACGATTATTTTGGTCGGTACCGGGCGTCGTGACAACCGCGGTCGGTTATCAAGGTGGTTATACTGTGCATCCGCATTATCAACAAGTGTGCTCGGGCCAAACTGGCCATACCGAGTCTGTGTTAGTGGTTTTCGATCCGGAAGTCATTAGCTATGCAGAACTCCTTATCCTGTTTTGGGAAAACCATCAATCAACACAAGGTATGCGACAGGGGGCTGATCAGGGCACTCAATACCGTTCTGCGTTGTACTGCACTTCTGCGCAACAATTATCTGAAGCAAAAGCTTCTGCTGTGCATTATCAGCAAGCATTAGTGGATGGCGGCAGTGATGACACCATTACCACCGAAATCGACTTGGCGGCACCATTTTATTATGCCGAGGCGGATCACCAGCAGTACCTTGCTAAAAATCCACAAGGCTATTGCGGCATAGGCGGCAGTGGCATCTGTTACCTAGGGAATTAA
- a CDS encoding M50 family metallopeptidase — protein sequence MQARDRRILFILVFTVLAFMWQSTLIAPLKILVVFLHELSHALATWLTGGKVVEFVVSAYQSGHVISAGGSRFIILSAGYLGSLLFGLLFYAASSRRKTTDISLALLAITMLLVAVFFGGTLYTIGFAAVIALVIMVLLKYASAGIKQTVLLVFASASMIYVPIDIWQDTIMHSGSLSDARMLANEMGGATFMWGGLWFVASLYFIYLTLRKS from the coding sequence ATGCAAGCGAGAGATAGGCGAATTCTATTTATATTGGTGTTTACGGTTCTCGCTTTTATGTGGCAAAGCACGTTAATTGCGCCGCTCAAAATCTTAGTGGTATTTTTGCATGAGCTTAGCCATGCGCTGGCGACTTGGTTAACCGGTGGTAAGGTGGTGGAGTTTGTGGTCTCGGCCTATCAAAGTGGCCATGTTATCTCGGCGGGTGGCTCGCGGTTTATTATTCTTAGTGCCGGCTATTTGGGCTCGTTACTGTTTGGCTTGTTATTTTATGCGGCCAGCAGTCGTCGTAAAACCACCGATATTAGCTTAGCGTTATTGGCTATCACCATGTTACTCGTGGCCGTGTTTTTTGGTGGCACCTTGTATACCATAGGTTTTGCGGCCGTCATCGCCTTGGTGATCATGGTGTTATTAAAGTACGCTAGTGCGGGTATCAAGCAAACCGTGTTATTAGTGTTTGCCAGTGCCAGCATGATTTATGTCCCTATCGATATTTGGCAAGATACCATCATGCATAGCGGGTCCTTATCTGATGCGCGTATGTTAGCCAATGAAATGGGCGGTGCGACCTTTATGTGGGGCGGTCTGTGGTTTGTCGCGAGTTTGTATTTTATTTATTTAACGCTACGTAAATCGTGA
- a CDS encoding 4'-phosphopantetheinyl transferase family protein codes for MPHTAAFFSQQLTFSSHSDFPVSADVGIDIYLFNSNNIASEQITELAAQYLHPQEQVIFAKRKQPQAKQEYLTSRVIIKTYASQCLGYNFDSLAVLFDDKDTCLKVYQHGEVIALHSCISHSHGQVLVALVPVKHAATQALTIKPLQLGVDLEWISTKRSLEKIAKHYYHSDELHACMGQVEAVAEEMGKAVHAKALYRIWTLKEALAKAIKQPIAKLLRDNVFEHCQQLHVHSGCYEAVEQAFDISIISNLEVTDNTSINTGSNTHVGTDIKVLTALFNHDLRSVK; via the coding sequence ATGCCACACACTGCCGCATTCTTCAGTCAGCAACTTACCTTCAGCTCGCATAGCGACTTTCCAGTCAGTGCCGATGTCGGTATTGATATTTACTTGTTTAACAGTAACAACATTGCTAGCGAACAGATCACCGAGCTGGCAGCGCAGTATTTACACCCACAAGAACAGGTCATATTTGCGAAACGTAAACAGCCACAAGCAAAGCAAGAATACCTCACAAGTCGCGTTATCATTAAGACCTATGCGAGCCAATGTTTAGGCTATAATTTTGATTCACTGGCGGTGCTGTTCGATGATAAGGATACTTGCTTAAAGGTATATCAGCATGGTGAGGTTATCGCACTGCACAGTTGTATTTCTCACTCACATGGCCAAGTGCTGGTTGCCCTCGTACCGGTAAAGCATGCAGCGACGCAAGCATTAACAATAAAACCACTGCAACTGGGTGTGGATTTAGAATGGATCTCGACCAAGCGTTCGCTCGAAAAAATCGCCAAGCATTACTATCATAGTGACGAATTACACGCCTGTATGGGCCAAGTTGAGGCAGTTGCCGAAGAGATGGGCAAAGCGGTGCACGCCAAGGCGTTGTATCGCATATGGACGTTAAAAGAAGCGCTAGCCAAAGCCATTAAACAACCTATCGCCAAATTACTGCGGGATAACGTCTTTGAGCATTGCCAGCAATTGCATGTACACTCAGGTTGTTATGAAGCGGTCGAGCAAGCGTTTGATATCAGTATCATCAGCAACCTTGAAGTCACTGACAATACGTCGATTAATACTGGTAGCAATACTCACGTCGGTACCGATATTAAGGTATTAACGGCGCTCTTTAATCACGATTTACGTAGCGTTAAATAA
- a CDS encoding TSUP family transporter produces the protein MIGFYDGFFGPGTGSFLILVLHYLLKFDLVSASATSKLFNFSSNIGALIAFMLAGKLLYMLALPCA, from the coding sequence GTGATTGGTTTTTATGATGGTTTCTTTGGTCCTGGTACCGGCAGTTTCTTGATCTTAGTGCTGCATTACTTGTTGAAATTTGATTTAGTGTCAGCATCGGCAACCTCTAAGCTATTCAACTTTTCGTCAAATATCGGCGCGTTAATTGCGTTTATGCTGGCAGGTAAATTACTTTACATGCTAGCCCTGCCTTGTGCGTAA
- a CDS encoding sulfite exporter TauE/SafE family protein, producing MEIFGADITLWILLALMASAFAAGFIDSVAGGGGLILVPSFILAGLPPQVALGQEKIVSTLGTIAAIRNFVKNKKVIWTAVASGIPAGLIGAYIGAESILYFDPDTVGKIILGMLPIGVRDWFL from the coding sequence ATGGAAATTTTTGGTGCAGATATCACGCTATGGATACTACTGGCGTTAATGGCATCCGCTTTTGCGGCGGGCTTTATTGATAGTGTCGCAGGCGGAGGCGGCTTAATACTGGTGCCTTCCTTCATCTTAGCGGGGTTACCGCCACAGGTCGCGTTGGGGCAAGAAAAGATAGTCAGTACACTCGGCACGATTGCAGCGATACGCAATTTTGTCAAAAACAAGAAGGTGATTTGGACTGCAGTGGCATCCGGGATCCCCGCTGGATTAATTGGTGCCTACATAGGTGCTGAATCGATCCTCTACTTTGATCCTGATACTGTCGGTAAGATAATCCTTGGCATGTTGCCCATCGGTGTTCGTGATTGGTTTTTATGA
- a CDS encoding NAD(P)-dependent oxidoreductase: MNSLSIAFVGLGVMGYPMAGYLKRAGYKTTVFNRTTEKAMKWVNDYQGELATSPKEAAENADIVFICVGNDDDVRSVVYGESGVLASLKPGAILVDHTTTSAQLAIELAAACANHDVEFMDAPVSGGQAGAENGTLTVMCGGNTETFTTLQPVLNAYAKQSTLLGNHGQGQRCKMVNQICIAGVLQGLSEALTLAEKASLDVAQVVETLKHGAAGSWQMENRAETMANDQFDFGFAINLMRKDLGICLDEAERYQLQLPLTSQVDSDYEILQQHGLGNMDTSILIKANALKSV; the protein is encoded by the coding sequence ATGAATTCTTTAAGCATTGCGTTTGTTGGTCTTGGGGTGATGGGCTACCCAATGGCGGGTTATTTAAAACGTGCAGGATATAAAACAACGGTATTCAATCGTACCACCGAAAAAGCCATGAAATGGGTAAATGACTATCAAGGGGAATTGGCTACGTCCCCTAAAGAAGCGGCAGAAAACGCAGATATCGTGTTCATTTGTGTTGGTAACGATGACGATGTACGCAGCGTGGTATACGGTGAATCAGGCGTATTGGCCAGCCTCAAACCGGGCGCGATCTTAGTCGATCACACCACCACATCAGCGCAGCTTGCCATCGAGTTAGCCGCAGCATGTGCAAACCATGATGTTGAATTTATGGATGCGCCCGTTTCAGGTGGGCAAGCAGGTGCCGAAAATGGCACGTTAACCGTCATGTGTGGCGGTAACACGGAGACTTTCACAACACTTCAACCTGTGCTTAACGCTTATGCAAAACAGTCCACGTTACTCGGCAATCACGGTCAGGGACAACGTTGTAAAATGGTAAATCAAATATGTATTGCTGGGGTTTTACAAGGTTTAAGTGAAGCATTAACGTTAGCGGAAAAGGCATCATTAGATGTAGCACAAGTAGTAGAAACGCTTAAGCATGGCGCAGCGGGATCATGGCAGATGGAAAACCGTGCAGAAACGATGGCAAACGATCAGTTTGATTTTGGCTTTGCGATCAACCTAATGAGGAAAGATCTAGGGATCTGCTTAGACGAAGCTGAACGCTATCAACTGCAATTACCTTTAACGAGTCAAGTCGATAGTGATTACGAGATATTACAGCAACACGGACTGGGGAATATGGACACATCAATTCTCATCAAAGCTAACGCGCTAAAATCAGTCTAA
- a CDS encoding aminotransferase-like domain-containing protein, whose amino-acid sequence MSDIKFRQIAETIETRINTGVYQPNTKLPPHRVLADELETTPTTVSKAYKLLAEKHKVESFVGRGTFVCGNSELETVIQASKGDTDYNFSILQPCLKYNVLPLQAAFQQTYAALPSELLGYIEHSGHLSHREAGVKWAAEFGLSVLDPNDILLASGAQNALEILIQTYTNPGDCIAVEAFTYPGILSIANLLGRRIVDVAMDSEGMCPIALKDTILNDKPKVVVIVPSHQNPTGVTMPQARREAIAKVIAAGDIWLLEDDIYGFLNPVTIPAITNYIPEKSFHITSLSKAISPALRCAFIKAPKSEIRKIGACIRTSIWLASPLNFAVATQLINSGEAFAMAHQQKLLAAQRQQFVTEQLGFLACSSQPTSYHIWVALPAHWRQEHFVMEAKNQQLLVSSGGYFSQQSDKSNHIRLSLMAIDDEQRFQQGVVSLANLLKDGQGSHFLF is encoded by the coding sequence ATGAGTGATATTAAGTTTCGACAAATAGCCGAAACCATTGAAACTAGAATTAATACTGGTGTGTATCAACCGAATACTAAATTACCGCCACATCGGGTGCTCGCTGATGAGCTTGAGACTACGCCGACAACGGTGTCTAAGGCCTATAAATTATTGGCAGAGAAACATAAAGTTGAATCCTTTGTTGGGCGAGGCACGTTTGTCTGTGGTAATTCTGAATTGGAAACTGTGATCCAAGCATCAAAGGGTGATACTGATTATAACTTTTCGATTTTACAGCCTTGCTTAAAATATAATGTCTTACCCTTGCAGGCGGCTTTTCAACAAACCTATGCGGCGTTGCCGAGTGAGTTATTAGGCTATATCGAACATAGCGGGCATTTATCCCACCGAGAAGCAGGTGTGAAGTGGGCGGCGGAATTTGGTTTGTCGGTTTTAGACCCTAACGACATATTACTCGCCAGTGGCGCGCAGAATGCGCTGGAAATATTGATCCAGACCTATACTAATCCCGGTGATTGCATTGCTGTCGAAGCATTTACGTACCCTGGCATTCTCTCTATTGCTAATTTATTGGGTCGCCGTATTGTTGACGTCGCGATGGATAGTGAAGGCATGTGCCCGATTGCACTTAAAGATACTATTCTTAACGATAAGCCGAAAGTAGTGGTGATTGTGCCGTCACATCAAAATCCGACGGGCGTGACTATGCCGCAAGCGCGCAGAGAAGCAATTGCCAAGGTGATTGCAGCTGGCGATATTTGGTTATTAGAAGATGACATTTACGGCTTCTTGAACCCAGTGACGATCCCTGCTATTACCAATTATATACCGGAAAAAAGCTTTCATATTACCAGTTTGTCGAAGGCGATTAGCCCGGCGTTACGTTGTGCATTTATTAAAGCACCTAAAAGCGAAATACGTAAAATTGGCGCATGTATCCGTACTTCTATTTGGTTGGCGTCACCGCTAAACTTTGCTGTGGCAACACAATTAATTAACTCTGGTGAAGCCTTTGCGATGGCGCATCAACAAAAATTATTGGCGGCGCAACGACAACAGTTTGTGACCGAGCAACTTGGGTTCTTAGCTTGCTCGAGTCAACCGACAAGTTACCATATTTGGGTGGCATTACCGGCGCATTGGCGACAAGAGCATTTTGTGATGGAAGCGAAAAACCAGCAATTATTGGTGAGTAGCGGTGGTTATTTCTCGCAACAGAGTGATAAAAGTAACCATATCCGTTTATCATTAATGGCGATAGATGACGAGCAACGCTTCCAGCAAGGTGTTGTATCACTAGCTAATTTACTCAAAGATGGGCAGGGTTCACACTTCCTGTTTTAA
- the yfbR gene encoding 5'-deoxynucleotidase has translation MSHFFAHLARMKLIYRWPLMRNVTHENIAEHSLQVAMVAHGLAMIGNTYYGKSYDPDKAASMALFHDTTEVLTGDLPTPVKYYNKAIIREYNKIELAAEKTLLDMLPAELRDAYKPLLSTPDLDPVYKTLVKDADILCAHMKCIEEESCGNHEFAKAKIRCQTALDERMTDEIRYFIDVFLPSIGQPFDDMD, from the coding sequence ATGAGCCATTTTTTTGCCCACCTTGCCCGTATGAAGTTAATTTACCGTTGGCCGCTGATGCGTAACGTCACCCATGAAAATATAGCCGAACACAGTTTACAGGTTGCTATGGTTGCCCACGGACTTGCGATGATCGGTAATACTTATTACGGTAAAAGCTATGATCCTGACAAAGCTGCGTCGATGGCACTGTTTCACGATACCACCGAAGTGCTCACAGGCGACTTACCTACCCCAGTGAAGTATTACAACAAAGCCATTATTCGTGAATATAACAAGATTGAATTGGCGGCTGAGAAGACCTTATTGGATATGCTGCCAGCAGAATTACGTGACGCGTATAAGCCATTATTATCGACACCCGACCTTGATCCTGTCTATAAAACCTTAGTCAAAGATGCGGATATTCTCTGTGCGCATATGAAGTGTATTGAAGAAGAAAGTTGCGGCAATCATGAATTTGCGAAAGCTAAAATACGCTGTCAAACCGCGCTAGACGAGCGCATGACTGATGAGATCCGTTATTTCATCGATGTATTCTTGCCGAGTATTGGTCAGCCGTTTGATGATATGGATTAA
- a CDS encoding flagellar brake protein, which produces MLEASAETKLQLFELGPGKMLDLQINNPLPVRLKSSLVGYDIGRYIILKYPRVAKKSEYSDVLIEGTGVYTKPC; this is translated from the coding sequence ATGCTCGAAGCCAGTGCTGAGACAAAGTTACAATTATTTGAGTTAGGACCAGGTAAAATGCTTGATCTGCAAATAAATAACCCACTGCCTGTACGCCTAAAATCATCCCTTGTTGGTTATGATATCGGTCGATATATCATATTAAAATATCCCCGAGTCGCAAAAAAATCAGAGTATAGCGATGTACTCATTGAAGGTACTGGTGTGTATACAAAGCCCTGTTGA
- a CDS encoding heavy metal-binding domain-containing protein: MIYSTTESIPGREIEEIVGVVTGNVVQAKHIGRDIMASLKSIIGGEIRGYTEMLTEARDIAVKRLIENANEKGADAVVGIRFTTSAIMDGSSEIMVFGTAVKLKK, translated from the coding sequence ATGATCTATTCAACTACAGAATCAATTCCCGGCAGAGAAATCGAAGAGATAGTCGGTGTTGTTACTGGTAATGTCGTTCAAGCAAAGCATATTGGACGTGACATCATGGCGAGCTTAAAAAGTATTATCGGTGGTGAAATACGCGGTTATACAGAAATGTTAACTGAGGCTAGGGACATAGCGGTTAAACGTCTAATTGAAAATGCGAATGAAAAAGGAGCGGATGCTGTTGTCGGGATCCGTTTTACGACAAGTGCAATTATGGATGGCTCATCTGAAATTATGGTTTTTGGCACCGCGGTTAAATTAAAAAAATAA
- a CDS encoding pyridoxal phosphate-dependent aminotransferase, which produces MYSIEKSHKLDNVCYDIRGPVLKEANRLEEEGHRVIKLNIGNPAPFGFEAPEEIVKDVIHNLPSSQGYCDSKGLYSARKAVMQHYQQKGLLNISIDNIYLGNGVSELIMMSMQALLNNGDEILVPSPDYPLWTAAITLSGGKATHYICDEESDWYPDLDDIKAKITPNTKGIVLINPNNPTGAVYNKEFLLEVIEVARQHNLIIFSDEIYDKILYDGVEHVPMCTLAQDILIVTFNGLSKAYRIAGFRSGWLVLSGATHLAKDYIAGLEMLASMRLCSNVPMQHAIQTALGGYQSINELILPGGRLLEQRDLAWKMLNDIPGITCVKPKGALYLFPKIDIEMFNIKDDQKFALDLLQQEKLLIVQGTGFNWSRPDHFRVVFLPRVEELTIAINKLANFLSTYRQD; this is translated from the coding sequence ATGTACTCAATAGAAAAATCTCATAAGTTAGATAACGTATGTTACGACATACGTGGACCAGTATTAAAAGAAGCGAATCGCTTAGAAGAAGAAGGTCACCGAGTAATCAAATTAAACATCGGGAATCCCGCCCCATTTGGTTTTGAAGCCCCAGAAGAAATTGTAAAAGACGTTATTCACAACCTCCCTTCGAGCCAAGGTTATTGTGACTCAAAAGGGTTATATTCGGCACGCAAAGCCGTGATGCAACATTACCAGCAGAAAGGGCTGTTAAACATCTCGATTGACAATATTTATCTGGGTAATGGCGTTTCAGAATTAATTATGATGTCGATGCAGGCATTACTCAATAACGGTGATGAGATCTTAGTTCCGTCACCAGATTATCCATTATGGACAGCGGCAATTACCCTCTCTGGTGGTAAAGCGACGCACTATATTTGTGATGAAGAATCGGATTGGTATCCTGATCTGGATGACATTAAAGCCAAGATCACACCGAATACCAAAGGTATTGTATTAATCAATCCGAACAACCCTACGGGTGCGGTATATAATAAAGAATTTTTGCTAGAAGTGATTGAAGTTGCTCGCCAACACAATCTGATCATTTTTTCTGATGAGATCTATGACAAGATCCTATATGACGGTGTTGAACATGTGCCTATGTGCACACTGGCACAAGATATTCTAATTGTTACCTTCAATGGTTTGTCTAAAGCATACCGTATTGCTGGTTTCCGCTCTGGTTGGTTAGTACTGAGTGGGGCAACGCATCTTGCTAAGGATTATATCGCCGGGTTGGAAATGCTCGCCTCCATGCGCCTGTGCTCGAATGTACCGATGCAACATGCGATACAAACAGCACTGGGTGGTTATCAAAGTATTAATGAATTGATTTTACCGGGCGGTCGTTTACTCGAACAACGTGATTTAGCTTGGAAGATGTTAAATGATATTCCGGGTATCACTTGTGTGAAACCAAAAGGTGCGCTGTATCTGTTCCCTAAAATTGATATTGAAATGTTCAATATCAAAGACGATCAGAAATTTGCATTAGATCTGTTGCAACAAGAAAAGCTATTGATTGTACAAGGCACTGGTTTTAACTGGAGCCGCCCTGATCACTTCCGCGTGGTATTCTTACCGCGTGTTGAAGAGCTGACGATTGCGATTAATAAACTCGCTAACTTCTTATCAACTTACCGTCAGGATTAG
- a CDS encoding PaaI family thioesterase yields MSQQLNPAIMSGLEILQAMAEGIFPHPSICDTMPMQCVDVSEGQVHFSVQADDRHLNPMGGVHGGFAATVLDSVTGCATHTTLVAGESYGTIDLNVKMVRPIPKNTVLHAKGKVLNVSKTVAISEGDIRDAEGKLYAHCTATCVITRQIK; encoded by the coding sequence ATGAGTCAGCAATTAAACCCAGCAATAATGAGTGGACTAGAGATATTACAAGCAATGGCTGAAGGGATATTTCCTCATCCGTCGATTTGCGACACCATGCCAATGCAATGTGTCGATGTAAGTGAAGGGCAGGTTCATTTTAGTGTGCAGGCCGATGATCGTCATTTAAACCCGATGGGTGGTGTACACGGTGGTTTTGCGGCCACGGTACTTGATTCGGTTACGGGTTGCGCGACACACACGACACTGGTTGCTGGTGAGAGTTACGGTACGATCGATTTGAATGTAAAAATGGTGCGTCCTATTCCTAAAAATACCGTATTACACGCTAAAGGTAAGGTATTAAATGTATCAAAAACAGTTGCTATCTCGGAAGGTGATATTCGAGATGCAGAAGGCAAGCTTTATGCCCACTGTACAGCAACGTGTGTCATTACTCGTCAAATTAAATAG
- a CDS encoding glycerophosphoryl diester phosphodiesterase produces MTNNISEITANTFQFHPSASEKAGKMVIGHRGASSIAPENTLAAFQLAEYHNVPWIEADADMLGDGTVVICHDATLERCSDHSGLLRDKIVTDLDHIDAGAWFAQDFVGERIPTLVELILFTNETGMNLNLEIKSGNDKAVTDRLIDGIIRDINHHWQGGQQLLISSRNHLLLAEVKRRAPEISLGCLFKSPLPNDWLTSMQYVGADFIHPHDKGLTEQQVKAMTDAGYSVNVWTVNSLARANQLYNWGVTGIFSDISQQFQPCYRN; encoded by the coding sequence ATGACAAATAACATTTCTGAAATAACAGCGAATACATTTCAGTTTCATCCATCCGCCAGTGAAAAGGCCGGTAAAATGGTGATTGGGCATCGTGGTGCGTCATCCATTGCACCGGAAAATACCTTGGCGGCATTTCAATTAGCCGAATACCATAATGTACCTTGGATTGAAGCGGATGCGGATATGCTCGGTGATGGCACTGTGGTTATTTGTCACGATGCCACACTCGAGCGCTGTAGTGATCACAGTGGTTTATTACGCGATAAAATAGTCACGGATCTGGACCATATTGATGCCGGCGCATGGTTTGCACAGGATTTTGTTGGTGAACGTATTCCGACGCTGGTGGAATTAATATTGTTCACCAATGAGACGGGTATGAACCTGAATTTAGAAATTAAATCAGGCAATGATAAAGCCGTTACTGATCGACTCATTGACGGCATCATTCGCGACATTAATCATCACTGGCAAGGAGGGCAGCAGTTGCTGATCTCGAGTCGTAATCATTTGTTATTAGCTGAAGTGAAACGGCGTGCGCCAGAAATAAGCTTAGGGTGTTTGTTTAAATCCCCTTTGCCTAATGATTGGCTAACCTCGATGCAATATGTTGGTGCCGATTTTATTCACCCCCATGACAAAGGTTTGACCGAACAGCAAGTCAAAGCCATGACCGATGCCGGTTATAGCGTTAACGTGTGGACAGTTAATAGCTTGGCACGCGCTAACCAATTATATAATTGGGGGGTAACGGGTATTTTCTCTGATATTTCCCAGCAATTCCAGCCCTGTTATCGAAATTAA
- the pabC gene encoding aminodeoxychorismate lyase: MMINGSPSQNVAIADRGFNFGDGHFTTIKMAAGQALLLDLHLARLQQACAVLAIEFSQWDELVTAIKQQALALQEGVLKVTITRGEGGRGYSYAYGTTGCSSANWYLQHRLIPPTYSEWAKSGIELMLCDYQQTVNPALAGLKTLNRLDQVMIKQELDAHNMADGLVCSTDGYVIETAVANVFWVTAGKVYTPSTKRSGVEGVMKIHISNLLNSLGLTLNSGDYTVADVQAADEVFITNSVMGVVPVKAILTQADKSDDDAIYYDLSVSNLSVWRLLQLELQQAIQA, translated from the coding sequence ATGATGATTAACGGCTCACCTAGTCAAAATGTTGCAATTGCCGATCGTGGATTTAATTTTGGTGATGGGCACTTTACCACGATCAAAATGGCAGCTGGACAAGCCTTGCTATTGGATTTACACCTAGCACGCTTACAACAAGCGTGTGCGGTATTAGCCATCGAGTTTAGTCAATGGGATGAGCTGGTTACAGCAATCAAACAGCAGGCATTAGCGTTACAGGAAGGCGTGTTAAAAGTCACGATCACCCGCGGCGAGGGCGGTCGAGGTTACAGTTATGCTTATGGTACTACGGGCTGCTCAAGTGCCAATTGGTATTTACAACACCGTCTGATACCACCCACTTACAGTGAATGGGCTAAGTCGGGCATTGAATTAATGCTTTGTGACTATCAGCAAACCGTTAATCCAGCATTGGCGGGATTAAAAACCTTAAACCGATTGGATCAGGTGATGATCAAGCAAGAACTTGATGCCCATAATATGGCTGATGGATTGGTGTGTTCGACAGACGGTTATGTTATCGAAACCGCTGTTGCTAATGTATTTTGGGTGACAGCCGGTAAAGTCTATACGCCGAGCACTAAACGCAGTGGTGTTGAAGGGGTGATGAAAATACACATTTCAAACTTGTTGAATAGTCTGGGATTAACTTTGAATTCAGGGGATTACACTGTTGCTGATGTGCAGGCTGCGGATGAAGTTTTTATTACTAATTCAGTGATGGGAGTCGTGCCTGTGAAGGCTATTTTAACGCAGGCAGATAAAAGTGATGATGACGCGATTTATTATGATCTGTCAGTGAGTAATTTATCGGTATGGCGCTTGTTACAATTAGAGTTACAGCAAGCAATACAGGCCTAG
- the ppsR gene encoding posphoenolpyruvate synthetase regulatory kinase/phosphorylase PpsR, giving the protein MQTVFYVSDGTAITAEVFGHALLSQFPIEFDQHTYPFIETEEKAKYVTQKINEHVAKTGQKPLVFHSIVSSEIRTIIESNEGYSHDFLSTFVAPLSKQLNIKAEPKSHRTHSLKIDTYDARIEAVNYALANDDGISCKDYDDADLILVGVSRSGKTPTSLYLALQFGIKTANYPFIADDMDELTLPKELKRNKHKIFGLTIDVQRLQGIRSERLANSTYASLRQCKLEIAEVEYLYRREKIPFINSTSFSVEEIATKILDKKGLKRRIF; this is encoded by the coding sequence ATGCAAACTGTTTTTTATGTCTCTGATGGCACCGCGATCACCGCTGAAGTCTTTGGTCACGCGCTTCTAAGCCAATTTCCAATCGAATTTGATCAGCATACTTATCCCTTTATTGAGACCGAAGAAAAAGCAAAATACGTTACTCAAAAAATCAACGAACACGTAGCGAAAACAGGACAGAAGCCACTCGTGTTTCATTCGATAGTTTCATCTGAAATAAGGACAATAATCGAATCAAATGAAGGCTATTCACACGATTTTTTGAGTACATTTGTGGCTCCACTTTCTAAGCAATTAAATATCAAAGCAGAGCCCAAATCACACCGTACTCACAGCCTTAAAATTGATACTTATGATGCCCGTATTGAGGCGGTGAATTATGCCCTCGCCAACGATGACGGTATTAGCTGTAAAGATTACGACGATGCAGACTTAATCTTAGTCGGTGTATCACGCAGTGGCAAAACACCAACCAGTTTATACCTCGCCTTGCAGTTTGGGATCAAGACCGCCAACTACCCATTTATTGCCGATGACATGGATGAGTTAACACTGCCAAAAGAATTAAAACGTAATAAGCATAAAATATTTGGTCTCACCATTGATGTGCAACGTCTGCAGGGCATCCGTAGTGAACGCCTTGCTAACAGCACTTATGCGTCATTACGTCAATGTAAGTTAGAGATTGCGGAAGTTGAATACTTATACCGTAGAGAAAAAATCCCTTTCATCAACAGCACGTCATTTTCGGTTGAAGAGATCGCCACCAAGATCTTGGATAAGAAAGGCTTAAAACGTCGCATTTTTTAA